The window TGCGTACCGGGTCTCTTCAAGATGGTCTGCCGGTTCGCAGATGGACATGCCAAAATCGCCAACAGAGAATTTTCTCGATTTTTGCGCTCAGCCGCGGCCGGTGGCATTCTCCGGGTCCGCGGCCGCGCGTGAATCGCGCCCCACGCGCCGATTTCATCGCTTCTCCAAAATGTAGGAAAACATGCCAGACTGTTTGGCGGAGAGGGAGGGATTCGAACCCTCGGTACCGGTTACCCAGTACGCCAGATTAGCAATCTGGTGCCTTCGACCACTCGGCCACCTCTCCGCAATGGAAATATCCGCGCGCAATCGCATAGTTACGCACTTTTCGGAGCATTCGCAACGTTGCCATCAACCGTGAAAGTGTCTTTTTTGTGTCTGGCTGGACCGGTTCCTAAAATCGCGCCAGCCAGTTTCTTGATCGAGTCGGTCGGTGTCTTTGAGAAATAGTGGCTTTAAACTTTCAACGTGATCGCCGCCGACGAATGCCCGAGTAAATGCTGAACCTCGGTCACGGGCGATCCGGCCATGATCAGTACGCTCGCGAAACTGTGCCGCAGGGAATGCACATTGACCCGCCGCAGTTTGGCGCGGCGCAACGTGGGCCGCAGGCAGCCCTTCAGCGTTCGAGAACGGTGCAGCGCCGTGCCGTCGGGCGCTGGGAAAACCAAGTCGGCGCTGCTCGGCGGGCATTGCAGTTTCCAAGCGCGCAGGATCGAAACCAGCGCAGCCGGGATCGGGATTGTGCGCTTCGACGTTCTGGTCTTCGGCGGAAAGTATCTCGCGCTCATCGGCCCGGGCTTCTCGCGCGTGCCATCCTCGGCCTTCGCGGATAGTACGCGCGCCCATGTCGCCGTTCGCCCGACTTCAATCTTGCTGCCGACCAGATCGACTTCGCTCCACCGCAACGACAGCGCCTCGCCTTGGCGCATCCCGGTCAGCGCGACTGTCGTCAGGAACGCACGGTCGAATCCCGCTGCCGCATGGCTGAGCAGCAACGCAACTTCATCGGCGTTCAGCACCTTGGCCGGATCAACTGTCCCGCTGTCGCTCTCATCGTCGCCATCCAGTATCTCCTTGGCCTTTGCGGCAACTGAAGGAAGATCGTCCGTCGGGTTCTCGCGGATTTGCTTGTGCCGACGAGCCATCTCAAGAACGCGCCCGAGGACCGCAATGATTGCGTTCGTGTTGCAGTGGCCGGTTTTCCCGAAAAGCTCGGCGCGAAACTTCTCGCAGGTCTGAACGTCGATGCGCGCGGAATCTTTCAGCGGGAATCTCTATCGAGCGGGGTGTTGAGGCGAACCTGGCAGCGAACCGGCAGTCGATGTCCGATTTGCAGCGCGGTCGGGCGACGATGGCGCGTGAGAATGCGGCGCCGGCTTCAGGATCGCGGCGGCGCGCGACGTGAGGCTAGCGGAAAAAGCTAATATTGGCTCGACGTAATAAGCTAATTATGGTACAACGTATTAAGCTAATTATTGTACAGCACAAAAAGCTAAATCTGAGGATTCGCGCTGATGGCTACACCGCCCGAAAAACTCGCACAGTCCCTGGAAATCCTGAGGAAGCTCCAGACTTCCAATGGCGCAGCCGCCATCCGGGCAAGGGACCTGTCGCGCACGCACAGGGAGCGCCTTTTGGCCAATGGCTTTCTCCAGAAGGTCATAAAAGGCTGGTTTATCCCGAGCCGCCCGGACGAAGTGAAGGGCGAGAGCACGGCCTGGTATGCGTCGTTCTGGCGCTTTTGCGCTGTCTATCTGGAAGAACGTTTCGGCGCGAAGTGGTGTCTCTCGCCCGAACAGTCCTTATCCCTGCATGCGGGTAACTGGACCGTGCGCGGGCAACTCCTGGTGAGGTCGCCGGGAGCCCGCAACAAAGTCACCCGACTTCCGCATGGCACATCTCTGCTGGATCTTCGCGCCGCACTGCCTGCCGCTGGAGACCGGGTGGGAAAGGAAGGCCTTCGCATGTTCTCGGCGGAATCTGCCCTGATCGAGTGCTCTCCTGATTATTTTTCGAACAACTCGACGGATGTCCGTACTGTACTGCTGATGATACGCGATGCCTCCGGCCTTCTTGCCCGGCTTCTGGAGGGGGGGCACACAGTGATTGCCGGCCGTCTGGCCGGCGCCTTGCGCAACATCGGGCGCGACCGCATGGCGGATGATATTGTGAAGACGATGTCCGCTGCCGGGTACGCAGTGCGTGAAAACGATCCCTTCACGGACAAACCATCCCTGGTCATCTCGGCCCGCGAAAGATCTCCCTATGTGAACAGGATACGGTTGTTGTGGCAGAAGATGCGGGAGCCGGTTATTGGCCGCTTCCCGAAAGCGCCGGGTCTGCCGCGCAATATCGAGGCATACATGAAGCGCGTCAACGACGCCTATGTCACAGATGCGTATCATTCGCTGTCGATCGAGGGCTATCGCGTCACTGCTGAGCTGATTGAACGTGTCCGCAGCCGCATATGGAATCCCGAGACGCAAGAAGGCGACCGGGAACAGCGCAACGCCATGGCGGCGCGCGGTTACTGGCAGGCTTATCAAGTTGTGGAGAAAAGTGTCGGCAGGGTTCTGCGGCGCGAGAATCCCGGTCTGGTCGCAGACGAGGATCACGGGACGTGGTATCGAGAACTGTTCGCGCCGAGCGTCACCGCCGGTCTGCTGAAACCCGCCGACCTTGCCGGTTATCGCAACAGCCAGGTTTACATTCGGAAGTCCATGCATGTGCCACTTAACTGCGAGGCGGTGAGGGATGCTATGCCGGCTTTTTTCGATCTGTTGCGCGAAGAAACCGAACCGGCCGTGCGCGTGGTGCTGGGGCATTTTGTATTCGTGTACATCCATCCTTACATGGATGGAAACGGCCGGATCGGGCGTTTTCTGATGAACGTGATGATGGCGTCGGGCGGCTATCCCTGGACGGTCATACCCGTCGGAGACCGCAACATGTATGTCGAGGGCCTCGAAAAGGCGAGTGTCGGAGAAGATATTGTCCCGTTCACGAAGTTCCTGGCCGGGCTGGTGCGTAAAGGATTGGCCGGCGAACCGTTGCCGGCCGTGCCGAAAGCTTCTTCATGAGAGCCTTTGAGGGCGAGGTGACAATCGGAATTTGATTCGCGAGCTCCTGTTTGCGCGGATGTTGTTACGACGTGATCGATGGTGATCGCCCCGGGACTCATTGCTGATCAGCGGCGCCGTGTGAACCCCCTGTCGTACAAGGAATTCAACGTTCATTATGA of the Candidatus Binatus sp. genome contains:
- a CDS encoding site-specific integrase, which gives rise to MARRHKQIRENPTDDLPSVAAKAKEILDGDDESDSGTVDPAKVLNADEVALLLSHAAAGFDRAFLTTVALTGMRQGEALSLRWSEVDLVGSKIEVGRTATWARVLSAKAEDGTREKPGPMSARYFPPKTRTSKRTIPIPAALVSILRAWKLQCPPSSADLVFPAPDGTALHRSRTLKGCLRPTLRRAKLRRVNVHSLRHSFASVLIMAGSPVTEVQHLLGHSSAAITLKV
- a CDS encoding Fic family protein, which translates into the protein MATPPEKLAQSLEILRKLQTSNGAAAIRARDLSRTHRERLLANGFLQKVIKGWFIPSRPDEVKGESTAWYASFWRFCAVYLEERFGAKWCLSPEQSLSLHAGNWTVRGQLLVRSPGARNKVTRLPHGTSLLDLRAALPAAGDRVGKEGLRMFSAESALIECSPDYFSNNSTDVRTVLLMIRDASGLLARLLEGGHTVIAGRLAGALRNIGRDRMADDIVKTMSAAGYAVRENDPFTDKPSLVISARERSPYVNRIRLLWQKMREPVIGRFPKAPGLPRNIEAYMKRVNDAYVTDAYHSLSIEGYRVTAELIERVRSRIWNPETQEGDREQRNAMAARGYWQAYQVVEKSVGRVLRRENPGLVADEDHGTWYRELFAPSVTAGLLKPADLAGYRNSQVYIRKSMHVPLNCEAVRDAMPAFFDLLREETEPAVRVVLGHFVFVYIHPYMDGNGRIGRFLMNVMMASGGYPWTVIPVGDRNMYVEGLEKASVGEDIVPFTKFLAGLVRKGLAGEPLPAVPKASS